Proteins from a single region of Hordeum vulgare subsp. vulgare chromosome 6H, MorexV3_pseudomolecules_assembly, whole genome shotgun sequence:
- the LOC123404301 gene encoding phosphoribulokinase, chloroplastic — protein sequence MAFCSPHTTTSLRSPCTTIPNSGFRQNQVILFTTRSSRRSTTRHGARTFQVSCAVEKPIVIGLAADSGCGKSTFMRRLTSVFGGAAEPPKGGNPDSNTLISDTTTVICLDDYHSLDRTGRKEKGVTALDPKANDFDLMYEQVKAIKEGKAIEKPIYNHVTGLLDPAELIQPPKIFVIEGLHPMYDERVRDLLDFSIYLDISNEVKFAWKIQRDMAERGHSLESIKASIEARKPDFDAFIDPQKQYADAVIEVLPTQLIPDDNEGKVLRVKLIMKEGVKFFNPVYLFDEGSTINWIPCGRKLTCSYPGIKFSYGPDTYFGQEVSVLEMDGQFDRLDELIYVESHLSNLSTKFYGEVTQQMLKHADFPGSNNGTGLFQTIVGLKIRDLYEQIIAERAGVPAEAAKV from the exons ATGGCATTCTGCAGCCCACACACCACCACATCCCTGCGCTCCCCATGCACCACCATCCCAAACTCAGGCTTCAGGCAGAACCAAGTCATCCTCTTCACAACCAGAAGCAGCAGGAGGAGTACCACGAGGCATGGAGCAAGGACCTTCCAGGTCTCATGCGCAGTTGAGAAGCCAATAGTGATTGGCCTGGCAGCAGACTCGGGATGTGGGAAATCCACCTTCATGCGCCGGCTCACCAGCGTGTTTGGAGGTGCTGCAGAGCCACCCAAGGGCGGCAACCCAGACTCGAACACGCTCATCAGCGACACGACGACGGTCATATGCCTTGATGACTACCATTCCTTGGACAGAACCGGGAGGAAGGAGAAAGGTGTGACTGCCCTGGACCCCAAGGCAAACGACTTTGATCTCATGTATGAGCAAGTGAAGGCAATCAAAGAAGGCAAGGCTATTGAGAAGCCAATCTACAACCACGTCACTGGCCTCCTCGACCCGGCGGAGCTCATCCAGCCCCCCAAGATCTTCGTCATCGAGGGTTTGCACCCAAT GTATGACGAACGTGTGAGAGACCTCCTTGACTTCAGCATCTACTTAGACATCAGCAATGAGGTTAAGTTCGCATGGAAAATTCAG AGAGACATGGCAGAGCGTGGGCACAGTCTTGAAAGCATCAAGGCTAGCATCGAAGCCAGGAAACCTGATTTTGATGCCTTTATTG ATCCGCAGAAGCAATACGCTGATGCTGTGATTGAAGTTCTGCCAACCCAGCTGATTCCTGATGACAACGAAGGAAAGGTGCTGCGTGTTAAATTGATCATGAAAGAAGGCGTTAAGTTCTTCAACCCGGTTTACCTCTTCGATGAAGGATCAACCATCAACTGGATCCCTTGTGGAAGAAAGCTTACATGCTCTTACCCTGGCATCAAATTTTCCTATGGCCCAGACACTTACTTCGGCCAAGAG GTATCGGTGCTGGAGATGGATGGGCAATTTGACAGACTAGATGAACTCATCTATGTTGAGAGCCACCTAAGCAACCTCTCAACCAAGTTCTACGGGGAGGTGACACAGCAAATGCTAAAGCATGCAGACTTCCCAGGCAGCAACAATGGAACAGGTCTCTTCCAAACTATCGTAGGACTGAAGATTAGAGATCTCTATGAACAGATCATTGCTGAGAGGGCCGGCGTTCCTGCTGAAGCAGCAAAAGTTTGA
- the LOC123404302 gene encoding uncharacterized protein LOC123404302, translating into MPYRDWANLPELPLAEVLRGLLPCIRSLYAFAGTCHPWRSLLRASAADLIRPRVPPLLLLCPDFRLVPFSPLVAPQSLSYPIPAPADGATLLSVSRGHLILLHRGVFNSLHLVDALTGAERRALQLPSPHFPYHYAALAPSHLLLFHSMHAFFSLPFPEHPIPNNNNARPNWTKHALPRAASIVTTVLEFRGRVLGLTDRAQILEFHLGGAPSNQAVQLLPTTGLPDATTFDRLRFGPHLVAAGDRLLLVLFMLEANLGPVVFRVPRVNKVGVYALDLVHMMWEEVDNIGAYTLFVDIAGRSTVACVDVGNCGVEENRVYVGVPNCRAWRRPLPPGWEATPNGEGFGLNSRVTLARRPLPSPISVHPPLFF; encoded by the coding sequence ATGCCGTACCGCGACTGGGCCAACCTGCCGGAGCTGCCACTGGCGGAGGTGCTGCGGGGCCTCCTTCCCTGCATCCGGTCGCTCTACGCCTTTGCGGGGACGTGCCATCCCTGGCGAAGCCTGCTCCGCGCCTCCGCCGCCGATCTCATCCGCCCCCGCGTCccgccgctcctcctcctctgccccgACTTCCGCCTGGTGCCCTTCTCCCCGCTCGTCGCCCCCCAGTCCCTCTCCTACCCCATCCCCGCCCCGGCGGACGGCGCCACGCTCCTCTCCGTCTCACGCGGCCACCTCATCCTCCTCCACCGGGGCGTCTTTAATAGCCTACACCTCGTCGATGCCCTCACCGGTGCCGAGCGCCGCGCGCTCCAGCTCCCTTCCCCGCACTTCCCCTATCACTACGCCGCGCTCGCGCCCTCCCACCTCCTGCTCTTCCACTCCATGCACGCCTTCTTCTCGCTCCCCTTCCCCGAGCATCCAatccccaacaacaacaacgcccgcCCCAACTGGACCAAGCACGCCCTCCCCCGCGCCGCCTCCATCGTCACAACCGTCCTCGAATTCCGTGGGCGCGTCCTCGGTCTGACCGACCGCGCGCAGATACTGGAGTTCCACCTTGGTGGCGCCCCTTCGAACCAGGCCGTCCAATTGCTGCCAACCACCGGCCTCCCGGACGCCACCACATTCGACAGATTGCGATTCGGGCCGCATTTGGTTGCTGCCGGGGATCGGCTGCTGCTGGTGCTCTTCATGCTTGAAGCAAATTTGGGCCCTGTGGTGTTCCGTGTACCTAGGGTGAACAAGGTCGGTGTGTACGCTCTTGATTTGGTCCACATGATGTGGGAGGAAGTGGACAACATTGGGGCTTACACCTTGTTCGTGGACATTGCCGGGAGGAGCACCGTGGCTTGTGTGGACGTGGGGAACTGCGGAGTGGAGGAGAACCGAGTTTATGTTGGCGTGCCCAACTGCCGTGCCTGGAGGAGGCCACTACCACCAGGGTGGGAGGCAACACCCAACGGTGAAGGGTTTGGACTGAACTCCAGGGTGACATTGGCACGCCGACCATTGCCATCGCCGATATCGGTTCATCCACCTcttttcttttga
- the LOC123404303 gene encoding secretory carrier-associated membrane protein 5-like yields MYRDPNPFDEGADDNAFSNGGGRGGAAAGGGGKSQFQFRPTEPVGFGGGGGNGDAAVDIPLDNMNGSNGKQSELSQWQADLKRREADIKRREEALKSAGVPMEDKNWPPFFPIIHHDIANEIPANAQRLQYLAFASWLGIVLCLVWNFIAVTVCWIRGGDSKLFFLATIYGMLGVPLSYLMWYRPLYRAMRTDSAFSFGWFFLCYMLHIGFCIIAAIAPPIVFRGESLTGILAAIDTFSDHALVGIFYFVGFALFSLETVVSIWVLQRVYMYFRGHK; encoded by the exons ATGTACCGAGATCCCAACCCCTTCGACGAGGGCGCCGACGACAACGCCTTCTCG AATGGGGGAGGACgcggtggtgctgctgctggtggCGGCGGCAAGTCGCAGTTCCAGTTTCGCCCCACGGAGCCCGTCGgattcggcggcggcggcggcaacggGGACGCCGCCGTCGACATCCCCCTTGACAACATGAAC GGTTCCAATGGCAAGCAGAGTGAGCTCTCGCAGTGGCAGGCAGATCTCAAGAGGCGGGAGGCG GACATCAAGAGGAGGGAGGAAGCTCTCAAGAGCG CTGGGGTGCCCATGGAGGACAAGAACTGGCCGCCGTTCTTCCCGATCATCCACCACGACATTGCCAATGAAATACCAGCCAACGCGCAGCGGTTGCAGTATCTTGCTTTTGCTAGTTGGCTCG GCATCGTGCTTTGCCTCGTTTGGAATTTCATTGCTGTCACAGTCTGTTGGATCCGAGGAGGAG ACTCTAAACTGTTTTTCCTGGCTACTATCTACGGTATGCTTGGAGTACCTTTGTCATACTTGATGTGGTATAGGCCTCTGTACCGTGCTATGAG AACTGACAGTGCATTCAGCTTTGGGTGGTTTTTCCTCTGTTACATG CTCCACATTGGCTTTTGTATAATTGCTGCCATTGCTCCGCCAATCGTATTTCGTGGGGAATCATTAAC GGGGATACTGGCTGCAATCGATACCTTCTCTGATCATGCATTAGTTGGG ATATTTTACTTTGTCGGATTTGCCTTGTTTTCACTGGAGACAGTTGTGAGCATTTGGGTTCTTCAG AGAGTATACATGTATTTCAGAGGGCACAAGTGA